The DNA segment TGTCAGACCGTTCATGTAACTGCAACCTGGTGGGCCCTCCCCACTTAAGACTTGCTTTATTAGGCCGACCTTCCTAAGCTAAAGAACCCGATTGGCCCACGTAGCGACCTATTTACCAGTACCATGTCATACTTTGTTTGGTTGCCCAGCCATTTACCGTCCTGGTATCCGCAGCGATGAGAGACGTAGGACCCATAGCAGCATCCTAACTGGCTTGCGATTAAAGGGTAGGTAGAATCTTCTGTCAGCGACGGagtattagaaagtatatatcctCCGTATGATTATACTAATGAGAGACAACGAAATACGGAAGGAAAATTAGCCGCACACGAACAAACACATATAATTGgttggaagaggaggaggtcgAAGTGAGTCGCGAGGAGAACCGCACCTTTCACACGATGGGCATGGAGAAAACCGGAGGACCGGCGGCGCCACTCCTCCCTAATCCACCTCCTCCGTCTCCGACGCCGCCGTGCTACGGCGTGCCTGTCGCTGCGTCTGCCGCCTTCCAGGAACCCTACTTCCCAGAATCCCCGGCGTACGTCGTCCTCCCTGTCTATTCCCGTCGCCGCCGGCGCCGCTGCGGATGTTTCCGCTGCTGCGGCTCATTCCTATCCTCCTCCACCCTCCTTTCCGCCGCCTTCCTCCTCGTTCTACTCCTCTCCGCCGCCTTTTTCCTCTGGCCCTCCGACCCGGAGCTCACCGTTGCACGCCTCCGTCTCGACGACATCCACATCACACCTCCGCCAGAAGCGGCTTTCGACATCTCCCTGGGCGTCGACCTCAGGGTCCGCAACCCGGACTTTTTCGCCCTCGACTACCGCTCCATCGTTGTCACGATCGGATACCGCGGGAGGCCCCTCGGCTCCGTCACGGCCGAAGGTGGTCACATTAGGGCGCGGGGGGTCTCCTACGTTCGCGCCAAGCTCAAGCTCGATGGGATCCGCGTGTTGAATGATGCCATCTCTCTGATCGAGGATCTCGCGAGGGGATCATTGCCCTTGAACACGGTCACCGAGGTTGATGGCAGGATGCGACTCTTCTTCATCGACGTCCCCGTTCAGGTAAACTTTGCGAATACTTCTTCTTTGTTCATTTTCATCTCAATTGTTTGATTTGCTAGTTATCTTTTCCTCTATATTCTATTTTTCTATGAAATTATTGTGCCATAATGACCCAATGACATCGGATTCTTGTTTCTTGTAGTTGAATTGAAGGAAAAGAAATTAACCTAATTATAACATTAGATATATTTGGTTGCCAGAGCTAATGATCCTGTTAAAGAATTGTCATTTTTCAGTCATATGAGCAAATTTTCATGTGGTGGTGTAAGACCAGCAACTATAGCATCAGACAAGCTAAAATTTGGAGGATAGGAGTTAAAAGACAAGCAGGCTTTTATTTCTGAAGAGATATTTTGTTGCTTTGAGAAAGGGTTTTTTTGGTCATCTAATTCATTGTTATATTTCTAACTCAAAACAAATGCATGTTTAATCTTTTTGTCCCCATTGGTAGATATCCTTAGCAGAAGGATGGGTTCCAATCAATCAAGTTCATAAAAGTTTGAGGACAATGGTCTTAATCTATGTTCGCCATGTTCAATGATTGCTTGAGACCTCTTAGATAAGAAACAATATCTCATTGTCATGGCCCAATTTTATAGAATAACATGGAGATGATTCATTACTTCGATACAGAATTTAATAATTACCCTCCATTCTTTGTTCGTCATGTTCTATGATTGCTTGAGACTTCTTAGATAAGAAACAATATCTCATTGTCATAGCCCAATTTCATAGaataacatagatatgatacattAATTCAATACAGAAATGTAATAATTACCTCCCACTGTTTAATGAGCAACTTTGTGAATTACTGATTACATCACTCCTAGTTTACTGCTGTAACATCTTATTCAATATGCTTTTCCTCTTACTTAGAAAGCAGATGCACTTTAACTGTTTGTGACCTCATAGTCTCTAATAAGCATCAGTCATGTGATTTCAAAAATTTATGCAACCATTCTGAGTCATAAAATGTTCTAGGTTCTTAACGCTGTTCGAGTAGTTTGTTCTACTAACCAATATTTCATCGTGATGATGATATCTTAATATCTTAATCAATGGATCTTCAATAGTAATTTTCTGATGGTAGAAACTAGAATGTCATCAGTTTTCTGATCTCTTTGctaacatttaagatggaaagacTTCCCTTACTCATCCACAACATGTGATCCTATTCAAAACAGTAACTTTTTGATCCTCAAAAGACAAAACCCAGCGCTTCCTGCAGCGCATAATGTCAAGCTATCGGCACCAACTTATTATGGACATACCTAATCTAAATATAGCTTAAAAGAAGATTTGAAAATTTTAGCTACTTATTATGAGCATACCCAACTTAAGCTTAGCTAAAAGaagatttgaatttttttattggcATTAGCTCATCTCACATATTTCACTTACTAAAAATCAACGAGGAGAAAAAGGGAAAACTAGTGAAGATGTTATTCTATAATGAAATTTCATCCTTTTCACATTAGTTGCAAGGAGGTATTAAGCCTTCATCCTAAGGAGTAATTCCTGTAGCTCAATTGAATCTGATATTTATCCCTTAATGGTGTATTTCTATCATCTATTCATGAGGTGCATCAGTTTTTAGATTATCATCCCTAGTTGTAATGGTGGTACCTTGGAACCAGAGTGGgtgcaggttttttttttttccttcctcgCTCTTTTCACTTCCAACATTATTAAATCTTTAAAAACGAAAAATAGTTTCTTTACTCCAAGAACCCCTCCTTGCTCTTACGTTACCTCCTTGCTCTTGTCCTAGACCATTATATCTTTTTAGTTTTTCCTTAGTTGTGCTGTACAGTTCATGCCACTGTTGCATCATTTTAAATATGGACACTCACTGTGGATTTTGAAAGggttcttttattgaatattAACCTTCTAATAAAAATTAAGACGATAAGCTTCTCAGAAGTTGGGATCTGGATCATCTTATTAGAACTGTCCCCTGTCTCTTTTCTCAATCAGTAATGAGTCATGTGAGGATTGTAAGACTTATTCTAGGATTAGAATTAGTGAGAGGTGAAACCAAAGCAATCAGGGATTGTACGTGCTGCTTTTGTTGCCTGGCATCAGGTTAACATCTTCTGTTTGGCTGTGAACATGGAGCGAGATTGAAGGAATTAATGCCCTGTGCAGGACTTTGAAGCAACAAAATTTTCTATTGTCATTGATGGAGGATTTGGTGAGATTGAAAGAGCAACTCTCTCTGTGAGACTAATGTTTGGATGATTGCTGCATTGGCCCCTGCCATTGCAGTAGGAATAAGAATGCCTACTAGGGCATAATTGGAGAAATTGACTGGGTAATATGTAGGCAATAAGGGTGATCAGTGCACAAGCTTCCTGGTTAATATATGCTGCCATATCCTTGCAAGCAGTTTTCGTAACTGGTAACTCAAGTTTCAAAGGAGCAATCTTACCATGGCACCAAGCCTCACCCCAAATTCACAGATGATAGGCTTTGGATTAATTTGGATGGTTAAAGTTGGACTTTAGATTGTTTCCAAATTGAAGTAGCAAGCATACAAGACAGCAAAACAAAAGATGGATAAGTTGGGGGCTAAGCTTCATTCTGGAAATGTGTCTTACATTCaaccaaatatatatgtatatatgttttgaGTAGTTAAACAAAAAGGCAAATTTAAGCTCATACCCGGGATGTGTAAATGAAACATCATCAATGAGAAACAAGGCCACTATTTTACATGCATAACCTAAAATTTCTATCATCTTTGTACATAATTGAACGTCTTGAGAGCTTTAGCGTTACATCatctcaatatcttcttgccGACTCAAGGTGTGCCTCCTAAGTATTAACCTTTTCAAAAGAATATTCTCTCCCTGAGGCTTAATCCTTAAGGACTCTGTTGCAACATGCTTGTGAGATTGTTGGCAGTTGAGCAACCAGGTGACAACTTGGTTGCTTCGTTTGCTATCTGATTGAATAGATCCTCATCAAGTAGTAGCAACAGGCGAGCCATTGGAGGGTGAATGCGCGTAACAAAGGATTTTTCATTCTCAGAATTTGAAGTGATTTTAGAACGAGAGAGAAGTAGAATTTAGAGGAAAGAAAGtaaaaaagaggagaaagagagcaAACCATTTACAGAAGACCCCATCTCTTTTCAAATAATACACTTTGCTAAAAAAATGTGCTGAACACATTTAAGTATCTAGTTATCCTTGATGGGAAAAGAAGAATCAAGTATCATGTGAAAATATATCAATCTTTTAGGTCATGAGTCATCCCATCAAAGGTGTCACAAGAAATTGTGGCCTTTACATTTCATTTCTCCCAAAAATGTGCTGCTCAATCTAATCATTTTCTTCTTCGAGCACTTTAGAGTAACTATCGATTCACTATGTGTTCTCTGTTTAAGCTTCGGGTAATTACCTGCTATTATGTACATTTTTGCAGGGAAAGATTTCGTGTGCAGTGACTGTTAATCCAAACACCCAGGAAGTCATTAGTCAAGACTGCTACCCTGAGGTAAGTAATTTGACAAGCATCATTAAGTAATATCTACTTTGAGGACTTAATCTACCATAGACTTCTGATGCCACATGGATCCAAATTTCCTTGTTCAGTGATGTCTGTTGCTCGCAGCAGAGGGGATTCCAGTGGACACTTCATGAAAGTATACATAATATGAAGGGAAACAGAGCATGTTTGTAAGCCACAGACCCTAGTCTAGAATTCCCACAAAGGAAATCATTGTAAATTAATC comes from the Musa acuminata AAA Group cultivar baxijiao chromosome BXJ2-8, Cavendish_Baxijiao_AAA, whole genome shotgun sequence genome and includes:
- the LOC135619536 gene encoding uncharacterized protein LOC135619536 — its product is MGMEKTGGPAAPLLPNPPPPSPTPPCYGVPVAASAAFQEPYFPESPAYVVLPVYSRRRRRRCGCFRCCGSFLSSSTLLSAAFLLVLLLSAAFFLWPSDPELTVARLRLDDIHITPPPEAAFDISLGVDLRVRNPDFFALDYRSIVVTIGYRGRPLGSVTAEGGHIRARGVSYVRAKLKLDGIRVLNDAISLIEDLARGSLPLNTVTEVDGRMRLFFIDVPVQGKISCAVTVNPNTQEVISQDCYPE